Proteins encoded by one window of Xanthomonas sp. DAR 80977:
- a CDS encoding protein phosphatase CheZ, with the protein MEATAERSALIERLQGALDALERGDEAAWRKEIDTLAAWRTRPMMQGLSRLARDLGQALGELPTIPSEAGELDDACSRLDHVVAMTEQASHRTLDLAEECRALADQLRAGGLTGDQGEILDKIRHNLTEMALAQSFQDLTGQIIRRVASIVRRVHEGFGALGLPPKDDNKKADGGLAGPALAGLDRHGVSQNDADDLLSGLGL; encoded by the coding sequence ATGGAAGCCACCGCCGAACGCAGCGCCCTGATCGAACGCCTGCAAGGTGCGCTGGACGCACTGGAGCGTGGCGACGAAGCCGCCTGGCGCAAGGAAATCGACACGCTCGCCGCCTGGCGCACGCGGCCGATGATGCAGGGCCTGAGCCGGCTGGCGCGCGATCTGGGCCAGGCGCTCGGCGAACTGCCCACCATCCCCAGCGAGGCCGGCGAGCTGGACGATGCCTGCTCGCGCCTGGACCACGTGGTGGCGATGACCGAGCAGGCCAGCCACCGCACCCTGGACCTGGCCGAGGAATGCCGCGCGCTGGCCGATCAGCTGCGCGCCGGCGGACTGACCGGCGACCAGGGCGAGATCCTCGACAAGATCCGCCACAACCTCACCGAGATGGCCCTGGCGCAGAGCTTCCAGGACCTGACCGGGCAGATCATCCGCCGCGTGGCCAGCATCGTGCGCCGCGTGCACGAGGGCTTCGGCGCGCTGGGCCTGCCGCCGAAGGACGACAACAAGAAGGCCGACGGCGGCCTGGCCGGTCCGGCGCTGGCCGGGCTGGACCGTCACGGCGTGTCGCAGAACGACGCCGACGACCTGCTGTCCGGACTGGGGCTGTAA